One window of Flavobacterium dauae genomic DNA carries:
- the recJ gene encoding single-stranded-DNA-specific exonuclease RecJ codes for MRWSLKQNPDSSIIQHLKNTLNVSPLIATLLAQRGITTFNQAKKFFRPELEDLYNPYLMKDMDKAVARIEQAIATNERILVFGDYDVDGTTAVALMSSYLKSFYPDVDTYIPDRYAEGYGISIQGIDYAEDNGITLIIALDCGIKSIDKITYANQKGIDFVICDHHLPGDEVPNAIAVLDPKQKDCNYPFKELCGCGVGFKLIQALAANRGETIEDLIPYLDLVATAIAADIVPIVDENRILAYYGLQLINSNPRPGILAMKKQFAIKEFTITDVVFKIAPRINAAGRIKHGNYAVRLLTEFNLDEAVECAKEIDEFNMNRRILDQQITEEALNQIIQNNEETSFTSVVYHESWHKGVIGIVASRLIETYYRPTLVFTKSGDYLAASARSVKGFDVYQALEKCSEHIIQFGGHMYAAGLTIKDSEYENFKAKFEEVVKETICEEQQTEEIEIDAVVNFDDFDEKTLRILKQFEPHGPKNMTPVFFTSNVFDTGNAQAIGKNNEHLRMFVKQNNSKPFPAIAFKKGDLINSTKNLKLMNMVYSLSENQWKDNVTIQLQVKDFKINND; via the coding sequence ATGCGTTGGTCGTTAAAACAAAATCCCGATTCCTCAATAATTCAGCATTTAAAAAACACTTTAAATGTAAGTCCGCTTATTGCTACATTGCTGGCGCAGCGCGGTATTACCACATTTAATCAGGCCAAAAAATTTTTTAGACCAGAATTAGAAGATCTGTACAATCCGTATTTAATGAAAGATATGGATAAAGCCGTTGCACGTATTGAGCAAGCCATTGCAACCAACGAACGTATTTTGGTTTTTGGCGATTACGATGTTGATGGTACCACGGCGGTTGCTTTGATGTCGTCATATCTGAAAAGTTTTTATCCCGATGTGGATACGTATATTCCCGACCGATATGCCGAAGGTTACGGAATATCAATCCAAGGTATCGATTACGCCGAAGATAACGGAATTACGCTGATTATTGCATTAGATTGCGGTATAAAATCAATCGATAAAATAACATATGCCAACCAAAAAGGAATTGATTTTGTAATCTGCGACCACCATTTACCCGGCGATGAGGTTCCAAATGCCATTGCGGTTTTAGATCCTAAACAAAAAGACTGCAACTATCCGTTTAAAGAATTGTGTGGTTGCGGCGTGGGTTTTAAGCTTATACAGGCGTTGGCGGCAAATCGCGGAGAAACCATCGAAGATTTAATTCCGTATTTAGATTTGGTTGCAACAGCTATTGCAGCCGATATTGTGCCTATTGTCGATGAAAACCGCATTTTGGCATATTATGGTTTGCAGCTTATCAACAGCAATCCGCGACCTGGAATTTTAGCAATGAAAAAGCAGTTTGCCATTAAAGAATTCACGATTACCGATGTGGTTTTTAAAATCGCTCCGAGAATAAATGCAGCCGGACGTATTAAACACGGAAATTATGCCGTTAGATTACTGACGGAATTTAATTTGGATGAAGCTGTTGAATGTGCAAAAGAAATTGACGAGTTTAATATGAACCGACGAATTTTAGATCAGCAGATTACCGAAGAAGCATTAAATCAGATCATTCAAAATAACGAAGAAACCTCTTTTACATCGGTTGTTTATCACGAAAGCTGGCACAAAGGCGTCATTGGTATTGTGGCTTCCCGGTTGATTGAAACCTACTATCGTCCAACCTTAGTTTTTACAAAAAGTGGCGATTATCTGGCAGCTTCGGCACGATCTGTTAAAGGTTTCGATGTATATCAGGCATTAGAAAAATGTTCAGAACACATTATTCAGTTTGGCGGGCATATGTATGCGGCAGGTTTAACGATTAAGGACTCCGAATACGAAAATTTTAAAGCGAAGTTTGAAGAAGTGGTAAAAGAAACCATTTGTGAAGAACAGCAAACCGAAGAAATTGAAATTGATGCCGTAGTGAATTTTGATGATTTCGATGAAAAAACACTCCGCATTTTAAAACAGTTTGAACCTCACGGCCCCAAAAATATGACACCTGTTTTTTTTACATCGAATGTTTTTGATACCGGCAATGCACAAGCCATCGGCAAAAATAACGAGCATTTGCGTATGTTCGTCAAGCAGAATAATTCAAAACCTTTCCCTGCAATTGCCTTTAAAAAAGGAGATTTAATTAATTCAACAAAAAATCTTAAGCTAATGAATATGGTGT